Proteins encoded in a region of the Suncus etruscus isolate mSunEtr1 chromosome 1, mSunEtr1.pri.cur, whole genome shotgun sequence genome:
- the TLN1 gene encoding talin-1 isoform X1, producing MVALSLKISIGNVVKTMQFEPSTMVYDACRMIRERIPEVPSGPPTDFGLFLSDDDPKKGIWLEAGKALDYYMLRNGDTMEYRKKQRPLKIRMLDGTVKTIMVDDSKTVTDMLMTICARIGITNHDEYSLVRELMEEKKEEVTGTLRKDKTLLRDEKKMEKLKQKLHTDDELNWLDHGRTLREQGVEEHETLLLRRKFFYSDQNVDSRDPVQLNLLYVQARDDILNGSHPVSFDKACEFAGFQCQIQFGPHNEQKHKAGFLDLKDFLPKEYVKQKGERKIFQAHKNCGPMTEIEAKVRYVKLARSLKTYGVSFFLVKEKMKGKNKLVPRLLGITKECVMRVDEKTKEVIQEWNLTNIKRWAASPKSFTLDFGDYQDGYYSVQTTEGEQIAQLIAGYIDIILKKKKSKDHFGLEGDEESTMLEDSVSPKKSTVLQQQYNRVGKVEHGSVALPAIMRSGASGPENFQMGSMPPAQQQVTSGQMHRGHMPPLTSAQQALTGTINSSMQAVQAAQATLDDFDTLPPLGQDAASKAWRKNKMDESKHEIHSQVDAITAGTASVVNLTSGDPAETDYTAVGCAVTTISSNLTEMSRGVKLLAALLEDEGGSGRPLLQAAKGLAGAVSELLRSAQPASAEPRQNLLQAAGNVGQASGELLQQIGESDTDPHFQDVLMQLAKAVASAAAALVLKAKSVAQRTEDSGLQTQVIAAATQCALSTSQLVACTKVVAPTISSPVCQEQLVEAGRLVAKAVEGCVSASQAATEDAQLLRGVGAAATAVTQALNELLQHVRAHATGAGPAGRYDQATDTILTVTENIFSSMGDAGEMVRQARILAQATSDLVNAIKADAEGESDLENSRKLLSAAKILADATAKMVEAAKGAAAHPDSEEQQQRLREAAEGLRMATNAAAQNAIKKKLVQRLEHAAKQAAASATQTIAAAQHATAAPKASAGPQPLLAQSCKAVAEQIPLLVQGVRGSQAQPDSPSAQLALIAASQSFLQPGGKMVAAAKASVPTIQDQASAMQLSQCAKNLSTALAELRTAAQKAQEACGPLEMDSALSVVQNLERDLQEAKAAARDGKLKPLPGETMEKCAQDLGTSTKAVSSAIAQLLGEVAQGNENYAGIAARDVAGGLRALAQAARGVAAQTSDPAVQAIVLDTASDVLDKANSLLEEAKKAAGRPGDPESQQRLAQVAKAVTQALNRCVSCLPGQRDVDNALRAVGDASKRLLSNSLPPSTGTFQEAQSWLNEAAAGLNQAATELVQASRGTPQDLARASGRFGRDFSTFLEAGVEMAAQAPSQEDQAQVVSNLKGISMSSSKLLLAAKALSTDPAAPNLKTQLAAAARAVTDSINQLITMCTQQAPGQKECDNALRELETVRELLENPVQPINDMSYFGCLDSVMENSKVLGEAMTGISENAKNGNLPEFGEAISTASKALCGFTEAAAQAAYLVGVSDPNSQAGQQGLVEPTQFARANQAIQMACQSLGESGCTQSQVLSAATIVAKHTSALCNSCRLASARTANPTAKRQFVQSAKEVANSTANLVKTIKALDGDFTEENRAQCRAATAPLLEAVDNLSAFASNPEFSSVPAQISPEGRAAMEPIVISAKTMLESAGGLIQTARALAVNPRDPPRWSVLAGHSRTVSDSIKKLITSMRDKAPGQLECETAITALNSCLRDLDQASLAAVSQQLAPREGISQEALHTQMLTAVQEISHLIEPLASAARAEASQLGHKVSQMAQYFEPLTLAAVGAASKTLSHPQQMALLDQTKTLAESALQLLYTAKEAGGNPKQAAHTQEALEEAVQMMTEAVEDLTTTLNEAASAAGVVGGMVDSITQAINQLDEGPMGEPEGSFVDYQTTMVRTAKAIAVTVQEMVTKSNTNPEELCPLANQLTSDYGRLASQAKPAAWAAENEEIGAHIKHRVQELGHGCSALVTKAGALQCSPSDAYTKKELIECARRVSEKVSHVLAALQAGNRGTQACITAASAVSGIIADLDTTIMFATAGTLNREGAETFADHREGILKTAKVLVEDTKVLVQNAAGSQEKLAQAAQSSVATITRLADVVKLGAASLGAEDPETQVVLINAVKDVAKALGDLISATKAAAGKVGDDPAVWQLKNSAKVMVTNVTSLLKTVKAVEDEATKGTRALEATTEHIRQELAVFCSPEPPAKTSTPEDFIRMTKGITMATAKAVAAGNSCRQEDVIATANLSRRAIADMLRACKEAAYHPEVAQDVRLRALHYGRECANGYLELLDHVLLTLQKPNPELKQQLTGHSKRVAGSVTELIQAAEAMKGTEWVDPEDPTVIAENELLGAAAAIEAAAKKLEQLKPRAKPKEADESLNFEEQILEAAKSIAAATSALVKAASAAQRELVAQGKVGAIPANALDDGQWSQGLISAARMVAAATNNLCEAANAAVQGHASQEKLISSAKQVAASTAQLLVACKVKADQDSEAMKRLQAAGNAVKRASDNLVKAAQKAAAFEDQENETVVVKEKMVGGIAQIIAAQEEMLRKERELEEARKKLAQIRQQQYKFLPTELRDEH from the exons TGAACTGGTTGGACCATGGCCGGACACTGCGGGAACAGGGTGTAGAGGAGCATGAGACGCTTCTGCTGCGGAGAAAGTTCTTCTACTCTGATCAGAATGTGGATTCTCGTGATCCTGTCCAGCTGAACCTTCTTTATGTGCAG GCACGAGATGACATCCTGAACGGCTCCCACCCCGTCTCCTTCGACAAGGCCTGTGAGTTCGCAGGCTTCCAATGCCAGATCCAGTTTGGGCCCCACAATGAACAGAAGCATAAGGCTGGCTTCCTAGA CCTGAAGGACTTCCTGCCCAAGGAGTATGTGAAGCAGAAGGGAGAGCGTAAGATTTTCCAG GCACACAAGAATTGTGGGCCGATGACTGAGATTGAGGCCAAGGTACGCTATGTGAAGCTAGCCCGTTCCCTCAAGACCTATGGCGTCTCCTTCTTCCTGGTTAAG GAAAAGATGAAAGGCAAGAACAAGCTGGTGCCCCGGCTCCTGGGCATCACTAAGGAGTGTGTGATGCGCGTGGATGAGAAAACTAAAGAGGTGATCCAGGAATGGAACCTCACCAACATCAAACGTTGGGCCGCCTCCCCCAAGAGCTTCACCCTG GATTTTGGGGATTACCAGGATGGCTACTACTCAGTGCAGACCACCGAAGGGGAGCAGATTGCCCAGCTCATTGCTGGCTACATAGACATCATCCTGAAAAAG AAAAAGAGCAAGGATCACTTTGGACTGGAGGGAGATGAAGAGTCTACTATGCTGGAAGACTCAGTGTCCCCCAAAAA ATCCACTGTCCTCCAGCAGCAGTACAATCGAGTGGGGAAGGTGGAGCACGGCTCTGTGGCCCTGCCCGCCATCATGCGTTCTGGGGCTTCAGGTCCTGAGAACTTCCAAATGGGCAGTATGCCCCCTGCCCAGCAGCAGGTCACTAGTGGCCAGATGCACCGAGGACATATGCCTCCATTG ACTTCTGCCCAGCAGGCGCTCACAGGAACCATCAACTCTAGCATGCAGGCAGTGCAGGCCGCCCAAGCCACTCTGGATGACTTTGACACTCTGCCGCCTCTAGGCCAGGATGCT GCCTCCAAGGCCTGGCGGAAGAACAAGATGGATGAATCAAAGCATGAGATCCACTCGCAGGTGGACGCCATCACAGCTGGCACTGCCTCCGTGGTGAACCTGACATCGG GTGACCCTGCTGAGACTGACTACACAGCCGTGGGCTGTGCTGTCACCACCATCTCCTCCAACCTGACTGAGATGTCTCGTGGTGTCAAGCTGCTGGCCGCTTTGCTGGAGGATGAGGGTGGTAGTGGGCGGCCCCTGCTGCAAGCAGCTAAGGGCCTGGCAGGGGCCGTGTCCGAGCTGCTACGCAGTGCCCAGCCAGCCAGCGCTGAG CCCCGTCAGAACCTGTTGCAGGCAGCTGGAAATGTGGGCCAGGCTAGCGGAGAGCTGTTGCAGCAGATTGGGGAGAGTGATACTGACCCCCACTTCCAG GATGTGCTGATGCAGCTCGCCAAGGCTGTGGCCAGTGCCGCCGCTGCCCTGGTCCTCAAGGCCAAGAGCGTGGCCCAGCGAACAGAAGACTCGGGCCTCCAGACCCAGGTCATTGCTGCAGCCACACAGTGCGCTCTGTCTACCTCCCAGCTGGTGGCTTGTACCAAG GTGGTGGCGCCTACGATAAGTTCGCCCGTGTGTCAGGAGCAGCTTGTGGAGGCCGGCCGCCTGGTGGCCAAAGCAGTGGAAGGCTGTGTGTCTGCCTCACAGGCAGCCACTGAAGATGCGCAGCTGCTGAGGGGGGTGGGGGCCGCTGCCACCGCTGTCACCCAGGCCCTGAATGAGCTGCTACAGCATGTGAGGGCCCATGCCACAGGGGCAGGGCCCGCTGGCCGTTATGACCAGGCCACAGACACCATCCTTACTGTTACTGAGAACATCTTCAGCTCCATGGGCGATGCTG GGGAGATGGTGCGGCAGGCCCGAATCCTGGCCCAGGCCACCTCAGACCTGGTCAATGCCATCAAGGCCGACGCTGAGGGGGAGAGTGACCTGGAGAACTCCCGAAAGCTCTTAAGTGCTGCCAAGATCCTTGCTGATGCCACGGCCAAGATGGTAGAGGCTGCCAAG GGAGCAGCTGCTCACCCCGACAGTGAGGAGCAGCAGCAGCGACTACGGGAGGCTGCCGAGGGGCTGCGCATGGCAACCAATGCAGCTGCACAGAATGCCATCAAGAAGAAGCTGGTGCAGCGGCTGGAG CATGCAGCCAAACAAGCAGCTGCCTCGGCCACGCAGACTATTGCCGCTGCTCAGCATGCCACCGCCGCCCCCAAAGCATCGGCTGGCCCCCAGCCCTTGCTGGCACAGAGCTGCAAG GCTGTGGCGGAACAGATCCCACTGCTGGTGCAGGGCGTGCGAGGCAGCCAAGCCCAGCCCGACAGCCCCAGTGCACAGCTGGCCCTCATTGCTGCCAGCCAGAGCTTTCTGCAG CCAGGTGGGAAGATGGTGGCAGCTGCCAAGGCCTCTGTGCCCACCATTCAGGACCAGGCCTCGGCCATGCAGCTGAGTCAGTGTGCCAAAAACCTCAGCACTGCCTTGGCCGAGCTCCGCACCGCAGCCCAGAAG GCTCAGGAAGCATGTGGGCCCCTGGAGATGGATTCAGCTTTGAGTGTGGTACAGAACCTAGAGCGGGACCTGCAGGAGGCGAAGGCTGCAGCCCGGGATGGCAAACTGAAGCCTTTGCCTGGAGAGACG ATGGAGAAATGTGCCCAGGACCTGGGCACCAGCACCAAGGCCGTAAGCTCTGCCATCGCTCAGCTGCTAGGAGAAGTCGCCCAGGGCAATGAGAATTATGCGG GTATTGCTGCTCGGGATGTGGCAGGGGGGTTGCGGGCACTGGCCCAGGCTGCCAGGGGAGTTGCAGCCCAGACGTCCGACCCTGCGGTGCAGGCCATTGTGCTTGACACAGCCAGTGATGTCCTGGACAAGGCCAACAGTCTCCTTGAGGAGGCGAAAAAGGCAGCCGGCCGTCCCGGGGACCCTGAGAGCCAACAGCGGCTCGCCCAG GTGGCTAAAGCAGTGACCCAGGCTCTGAACCGCTGCGTCAGCTGCCTGCCGGGCCAGCGTGATGTGGACAATGCCCTGAGGGCTGTGGGTGATGCCAGCAAGCGACTCCTAAGCAACTCG TTGCCCCCCAGCACTGGAACTTTTCAGGAAGCTCAGAGCTGGTTGAATGAAGCTGCTGCAGGGCTGAATCAGGCTGCCACAGAACTGGTACAGGCCTCCCGGGGGACCCCACAGGACCTGGCGCGAGCCTCGGGCCGATTCGGTCGGGACTTCAGCACCTTCCTGGAGGCCGGCGTGGAGATGGCAGCACAGGCTCCG agccaggaggaccaggcGCAAGTTGTGTCCAACCTGAAGGGCATCTCCATGTCTTCAAGCAAGCTTCTCCTGGCGGCAAAGGCCCTGTCCACAGACCCCGCTGCCCCCAACCTCAAGACTCAGCTCGCAGCAGCCGCCCG AGCGGTCACTGACAGTATCAACCAGCTCATCACCATGTGTACCCAGCAGGCCCCGGGCCAGAAAGAGTGTGACAATGCCCTGCGGGAGCTGGAG ACGGTTCGGGAACTGCTAGAGAATCCAGTGCAGCCCATCAATGACATGTCCTACTTTGGCTGCTTGGACAGTGTCATGGAGAACTCAAAG GTGCTGGGAGAAGCCATGACAGGCATCTCTGAGAATGCCAAGAATGGAAACCTGCCGGAGTTTGGAGAGGCCATCTCCACAGCCTCCAAGGCCCTGTGTGGCTTCACAGAAGCAGCTGCACAG GCTGCCTACCTGGTGGGCGTCTCCGACCCCAACAGCCAAGCTGGACAGCAGGGACTGGTGGAGCCCACCCAGTTCGCCCGTGCAAACCAGGCCATTCAGATGGCTTGTCAGAGCTTGGGAGAGTCGGGCTGTACCCAGTCCCAG GTGCTCTCCGCAGCCACCATTGTAGCCAAACATACATCTGCACTATGTAACAGCTGCCGCCTGGCTTCTGCTCGGACTGCCAACCCTACCGCCAAACGCCAGTTTGTGCAGTCGGCCAAGGAGGTGGCCAATAGCACTGCCAATCTCGTCAAGACCATCAAG GCGCTGGACGGAGACTTCACTGAGGAGAACCGTGCCCAGTGCCGCGCGGCCACTGCCCCCCTTCTGGAGGCTGTGGATAACCTGAGCGCCTTTGCGTCCAACCCTGAGTTCTCCAGCGTCCCAGCCCAGATCAGCCCTGAG GGTCGTGCAGCCATGGAGCCCATCGTGATCTCTGCTAAAACCATGCTAGAGAGTGCTGGGGGCCTCATCCAGACTGCCCGGGCCCTGGCTGTCAATCCTCGGGACCCTCCACGCTGGTCAGTACTGGCCGGCCATTCCCGGACTGTCTCAGACTCCATCAAGAAGCTGATCACAAGCATGAG GGACAAGGCCCCAGGGCAGTTGGAGTGTGAGACAGCCATCACGGCTCTGAATAGCTGTCTGCGGGACCTCGACCAGGCTTCTCTGGCTGCAGTCAGCCAGCAGCTGGCTCCCCGCGAGGGAATCTCTCAAGAG GCTTTGCACACACAGATGCTCACTGCTGTGCAGGAGATCTCCCACCTGATCGAGCCGCTGGCCAGTGCTGCCCGGGCTGAGGCCTCCCAGCTGGGCCACAAG GTGTCCCAGATGGCTCAGTACTTCGAGCCACTCACCCTGGCCGCTGTGGGTGCCGCCTCCAAGACCTTGAGCCACCCACAGCAGATGGCGCTACTGGATCAGACCAAGACCTTGGCGGAGTCAGCCCTGCAGCTGCTATACACTGCTAAGGAGGCTGGCGGGAACCCCAAA CAAGCAGCCCACACCCAGGAGGCCCTGGAGGAGGCCGTGCAGATGATGACTGAGGCTGTCGAGGACCTGACCACGACCCTCAACGAGGCGGCCAGTGCTGCTGGGGTTGTAGGAGGCATGGTGGACTCCATCACGCAGGCCATCAATCAG CTAGATGAAGGACCTATGGGTGAGCCAGAAGGTTCTTTTGTGGATTACCAGACCACGATGGTGCGCACAGCCAAGGCCATTGCCGTCACCGTTCAGGAGATG GTAACCAAGTCAAATACCAACCCCGAGGAGCTGTGCCCACTCGCTAACCAGCTGACCAGTGACTACGGCCGTCTAGCCTCACAGGCCAAGCCTGCTGCATGGGCTGCTGAAAATGAAGAG ATTGGTGCCCACATCAAGCACCGAGTTCAAGAACTGGGCCACGGCTGTTCTGCTCTGGTCACCAAGGCAGGCGCACTGCAGTGCAGCCCCAGCGATGCCTACACGAAGAAGGAGCTCATCGAGTGTGCTCGGAGAGTCTCTGAGAAG GTCTCCCACGTGCTGGCCGCACTGCAGGCCGGGAACCGTGGCACACAGGCCTGCATCACAGCCGCCAGTGCTGTATCAGGCATCATAGCCGACCTTGACACCACCATTATGTTCGCCACGGCTGGCACGCTCAACCGAGAGGGTGCTGAGACGTTTGCCGACCACCG GGAGGGCATCCTGAAGACGGCCAAGGTGCTGGTAGAAGATACAAAGGTGCTAGTGCAGAACGCGGCTGGGAGCCAGGAGAAGCTGGCCCAGGCAGCCCAGTCCTCTGTGGCCACCATCACCCGCCTCGCAGATGTGGTCAAGCTGGGGGCTGCCAGCCTGGGCGCTGAAGACCCTGAGACCCAG GTGGTGCTGATCAACGCCGTAAAGGATGTAGCCAAAGCCCTAGGAGATCTCATCAGTGCCACCAAGGCAGCTGCTGGCAAAGTTGGGGATGACCCTGCTGTGTGGCAGCTCAAGAACTCTGCCAAG GTCATGGTGACCAATGTGACGTCACTGCTGAAGACCGTGAAGGCTGTGGAGGATGAGGCAACCAAAGGCACGAGGGCCCTGGAGGCCACCACAGAGCACATAAGGCAGGAACTGGCG GTCTTCTGTTCCCCAGAGCCACCTGCCAAAACATCAACTCCAGAAGATTTTATCCGAATGACCAAGGGCATCACCATGGCAACAGCCAAGGCTGTTGCAGCTGGCAACTCCTGTCGCCAGGAAGATGTCATTGCCACAGCCAATCTGAGCCGGCGTGCTATTGCAGACATGCTTCGGGCCTGCAAA GAAGCAGCTTACCACCCTGAAGTGGCCCAGGACGTGCGCCTTCGTGCCCTGCATTATGGCCGTGAATGTGCCAATGGCTACCTGGAGCTGCTGGACCACGTGCTCCTG ACTCTACAGAAGCCTAACCCGGAATTGAAACAGCAGCTGACGGGGCACTCGAAGCGCGTGGCTGGTTCAGTCACAGAGCTCATCCAGGCCGCTGAGGCCATGAAGG GAACAGAATGGGTAGACCCAGAAGACCCCACGGTCATTGCAGAGAATGAGCTCTTGGGAGCTGCAGCTGCCATTGAGGCTGCAGCCAAGAAACTAGAGCAGCTGAAACCTCGAGCCAAACCCAAG GAGGCAGATGAGTCCTTGAACTTTGAGGAGCAGATACTGGAAGCTGCCAAGTCCATCGCAGCTGCCACCAGTGCCCTGGTAAAGGCCGCTTCAGCGGCCCAAAGGGAGCTGGTGGCCCAAGGGAAG GTGGGCGCCATACCAGCAAATGCCCTGGATGATGGCCAGTGGTCTCAGGGCCTAATTTCTGCG GCCCGCATGGTGGCTGCAGCCACCAACAATCTGTGTGAGGCAGCCAATGCTGCTGTGCAAGGCCACGCCAGCCAGGAGAAGCTCATCTCGTCGGCCAAGCAGGTTGCTGCCTCCACCGCCCAGCTGCTCGTTGCCTGCAAAGTCAAAGCTGACCAGGACTCAGAGGCCATGAAGCGGCTCCAG GCGGCTGGCAATGCAGTGAAGCGAGCCTCAGACAACCTGGTGAAGGCAGCCCAGAAGGCAGCAGCCTTCGAGGACCAAGAGAACGAGACAGTGGTGGTAAAGGAGAAGATGGTCGGAGGCATCGCTCAG ATCATCGCTGCCCAGGAAGAAATGCTCCGGAAGGAACGGGAGCTGGAAGAAGCGCGGAAAAAGCTGGCCCAGATCCGGCAGCAGCAGTACAAGTTCCTGCCCACAGAGCTTCGAGATGAACACTAG